The Halogeometricum rufum genome has a segment encoding these proteins:
- a CDS encoding FAD-dependent monooxygenase, translating into MTEHEHYEAVVVGAGPGGAAAAATLARYGVETLVLERGVEAGSKNVSGGIIYGEESAPVTIDDLFPDFREAAAERPVTRYYIHNVAGDRVETMDLTSLHDHDTEWADAVLRRKMDSWLEDRVHEVTRETGGGLLTEVRANGLLRDDDGEIIGVTMDELDPIEADVIIAADGVNSELARDAGLMDWEEPDEWFQGVKAVVDLPPEEVNDRFALADDEGVAHLFSGDLFSDVRGGGFLYTNRDSLSIGTVFHLDSLVAERAEPHELLDALLTHPLLAQWLGDDYHEREYAAKLVPDSKKVALRDPHEGRLLLVGDAAGQMQAQGPIIKGMNHAVTAGALAAEAFAQSTARGKPEQVGERYAEKLREEGVMEKLRPRGYDLTRTVAERDDVTDALDSLLTSRLGRLGVRALGSGTLERLYGSPLLLSIAPDTRTPYVTLPTVVAEELGTRVTDTNRVEPPSLEERIGELTYDTDVGNPHIVLQDDSYEASGAAVAACPVSAEGFGGGCYRDEFVRTNGDERHVVSLDTQPCVECGTCAVVADTEWTHPRGGKGVSYDDG; encoded by the coding sequence ATGACGGAACACGAACACTACGAGGCGGTGGTCGTCGGCGCGGGTCCCGGCGGGGCCGCGGCGGCGGCGACGCTCGCCCGGTACGGCGTCGAGACGCTGGTGCTGGAACGCGGCGTCGAGGCCGGGTCGAAGAACGTCTCCGGCGGCATCATCTACGGCGAGGAGTCCGCGCCGGTGACCATCGACGACCTGTTCCCCGACTTCCGCGAGGCGGCCGCGGAGCGCCCGGTGACCCGCTACTACATCCACAACGTCGCGGGCGACCGGGTGGAGACGATGGACCTGACGAGCCTGCACGACCACGACACCGAGTGGGCCGACGCCGTCCTCCGACGGAAGATGGACTCGTGGCTCGAGGACCGCGTCCACGAGGTGACGCGCGAGACGGGCGGCGGCCTGCTGACCGAGGTGCGCGCGAACGGGTTGCTGCGCGACGACGACGGCGAGATAATCGGCGTCACGATGGACGAACTCGACCCCATCGAGGCGGACGTGATAATCGCCGCCGACGGCGTCAACTCCGAGTTGGCCCGCGACGCCGGCCTGATGGACTGGGAGGAGCCCGACGAGTGGTTCCAGGGCGTCAAAGCGGTGGTGGACCTGCCGCCGGAGGAGGTGAACGACCGGTTCGCCCTCGCCGACGACGAGGGGGTCGCGCACCTGTTCTCCGGCGACCTGTTCAGCGACGTCCGCGGCGGCGGCTTCCTCTACACGAACCGCGACTCGCTGTCCATCGGGACGGTGTTCCACCTCGACAGCCTCGTCGCCGAACGCGCGGAACCGCACGAACTGCTCGACGCCCTGCTGACCCACCCGCTCCTCGCGCAGTGGTTGGGCGACGACTACCACGAACGCGAGTACGCGGCGAAACTCGTCCCCGACTCGAAGAAGGTGGCCCTGCGGGACCCACACGAGGGGCGACTGCTCCTCGTCGGCGACGCCGCCGGGCAGATGCAGGCGCAGGGGCCCATCATCAAGGGGATGAACCACGCCGTCACCGCCGGCGCACTCGCCGCCGAGGCGTTCGCGCAGTCGACGGCGCGCGGCAAGCCAGAGCAGGTGGGCGAGCGGTACGCGGAGAAACTCCGCGAGGAGGGCGTCATGGAGAAACTCCGGCCGCGAGGCTACGACCTCACTCGGACCGTCGCCGAACGCGACGACGTGACCGACGCCCTCGACTCGCTTCTGACCTCGCGGCTCGGCCGCCTCGGCGTCCGCGCTCTCGGGAGCGGGACGCTCGAACGTCTCTACGGGTCGCCGCTGCTCCTGTCCATCGCGCCGGACACGCGGACGCCGTACGTGACGCTCCCGACGGTCGTCGCCGAGGAACTCGGGACGCGCGTCACGGACACGAACCGCGTCGAACCGCCGAGTCTGGAGGAGCGCATCGGCGAGTTGACGTACGACACCGACGTGGGCAACCCGCACATCGTCCTGCAGGACGACTCCTACGAGGCCAGCGGAGCGGCCGTCGCCGCCTGTCCGGTCAGCGCCGAGGGCTTCGGCGGCGGCTGTTACCGCGACGAGTTCGTGCGGACGAACGGCGACGAGCGACACGTCGTGAGCCTCGACACTCAGCCCTGCGTCGAGTGCGGGACGTGCGCCGTCGTCGCCGACACCGAGTGGACCCACCCGCGCGGCGGCAAGGGCGTCTCCTACGACGACGGATGA